A region from the Mya arenaria isolate MELC-2E11 chromosome 2, ASM2691426v1 genome encodes:
- the LOC128202761 gene encoding collagen alpha-1(VIII) chain-like — translation MEQRRYISPASRLASSVDVLTRFTYTMTIKCVLLLALAGWTTAMVTLNCEESLKQIQEQMELNNKMRSEVLEKLEQLERELDETEEGVVRKKRSYYLAGPPGPAGEAGAPGAPGRDGPMGPPGVQGEPGDKGDMGARGPVGPQGLQGEQGPEGPMGMQGERGGFGAPGLPGDKGESGPQGPPGIPGLDGPQGLKGDQGPFGPPGLPGVKGEEGDAGLQGPQGEQGSPGETGPQGAPGVPGQRGAQGHPGPQGAYGMPGAPGAKGDRGFPGRPGAQGAPGYPYVAAGVAAPMSKKG, via the exons ATGGAACAGAGGCGGTATATAAGCCCAGCCAGTCGGCTGGCCTCATCAGTCGATGTGCTCACGCGCTTCACATACACAATGACGATCAAGTGTGTGTTATTGTTGGCCCTGGCCGGCTGGACCACCGCTATGGTCACTCTTAACTGTGAGGAGAGCCTTAAACA AATCCAGGAGCAGATGGAGTTGAACAACAAAATGAGGTCTGAAGTCCTCGAAAAGCTCGAGCAACTCGAAAGGGAACTTGACGAAACCGAGGAGG GCGTTGTAAGGAAGAAGAGAAGCTACTATCTGGCCGGACCCCCGGGACCCGCCGGAGAAGCAG GTGCCCCCGGAGCACCTGGTCGTGACGGACCCATGGGCCCACCAGGCGTTCAGGGAGAGCCAGGTGACAAGGGAGATATGGGTGCACGCGGACCAGTAGGGCCCCAGGGGCTTCAAGGCGAGCAAGGACCAGAGGGACCAATGGGAATGCAGGGAGAGCGTGGCGGGTTCGGAGCCCCCGGTCTTCCCGGAGACAAGGGAGAATCAGGACCTCAGGGACCACCCGGCATTCCCGGACTCGACGGACCTCAAGGACTAAAAGGTGACCAGGGACCATTCGGACCACCAGGCCTTCCAGGAGTCAAGGGCGAAGAAGGTGACGCTGGGCTCCAGGGACCACAGGGAGAACAGGGATCACCAGGGGAGACCGGTCCTCAGGGAGCTCCTGGCGTCCCCGGACAGCGTGGCGCTCAGGGCCATCCAGGACCTCAGGGCGCGTACGGCATGCCCGGCGCTCCCGGAGCAAAGGGAGACCGTGGATTCCCCGGACGACCCGGTGCCCAAGGCGCTCCTGGATACCCATACGTCGCTGCTGGTGTTGCTGCTCCTATGTCAAAGAAGGGTTAA
- the LOC128213769 gene encoding uncharacterized protein LOC128213769 has product MAEWSKASDSSVAPTIALSSVGSVAPTIALSSVGSVAPTIALSSVGSVAPTIALSSVGSVAPTIALSGVGSVAPTIALSSAGSIAPTIALSRVGSIAPTIALSGVGSIASTIALSRVGSVAPTIALSGVGSIAPTITLSRVGSVAPTIALSGVGSIAPTTALSRVGSVAPTIALSGVGSIAPTIALSRVGSVTPTIALSRVGSVALTIALSGVGSVAPTIALSGVGSVTPTIALSRVGSIAPTTALSRVGSVTSSIALSRVGSVAPTIALSSVASIAPTIAMSRVGSIVPYISMSRVDSVTPTIALSSVGSVAPTTALSRVGSVAPTIALSCVGSVAPTIALSSAGSIAPTNAMSRDGSIAPTIALSRVGSVAPTIAMSHVGGIGPTIAMSRAGRVNEPRWPCK; this is encoded by the exons ATGGCCGAGTGGTCTAAGGCCTCAGACTCAAG TGTCGCACCTACCATTGCTTTGAGCAGCGTTGGCAGTGTCGCACCTACCATTGCTTTGAGCAGCGTTGGCAGTGTCGCACCTACCATTGCTTTGAGCAGCGTTGGCAGTGTCGCACCTACCATTGCTTTGAGCAGCGTTGGCAGTGTCGCACCTACCATTGCTTTGAGCGGCGTTGGCAGTGTCGCACCTACCATTGCTTTAAGCAGCGCTGGCAGTATCGCGCCTACCATTGCTTTGAGCCGCGTTGGCAGTATCGCACCTACCATTGCTTTGAGCGGCGTTGGCAGTATCGCGTCTACCATTGCTTTGAGCCGCGTTGGCAGTGTCGCACCTACCATTGCTTTGAGCGGCGTTGGCAGtatcgcgcctaccattactttGAGCCGCGTTGGCAGTGTCGCACCTACCATTGCTTTGAGCGGCGTTGGCAGTATCGCGCCTACCACTGCTTTGAGCCGCGTTGGCAGTGTCGCACCTACCATTGCTTTGAGCGGCGTTGGCAGTATCGCGCCTACCATTGCTTTGAGCCGCGTTGGCAGTGTCACACCTACCATTGCTTTGAGCCGCGTTGGCAGTGTCGCACTTACAATTGCTTTGAGCGGCGTTGGCAGTGTCGCACCTACCATTGCTTTGAGCGGCGTTGGCAGTGTCACACCTACCATTGCTTTGAGCCGCGTTGGCAGTATCGCACCTACCACTGCTTTGAGCCGCGTTGGCAGTGTCACATCTTCCATTGCTTTGAGCCGCGTTGGCAGTGTCGCACCTACAATTGCTTTGAGCAGCGTTGCCAGTATCGCGCCTACCATTGCTATGAGCCGCGTTGGCAGTATTGTACCTTACATTTCTATGAGCCGCGTTGACAGTGTAACACCTACCATTGCTTTGAGCAGCGTTGGCAGTGTCGCACCTACCACTGCTTTGAGCCGCGTTGGAAGTGTCGCACCTACCATTGCTTTGAGCTGCGTTGGCAGTGTCGCACCTACCATTGCTTTAAGCAGCGCTGGCAGTATCGCGCCTACAAATGCTATGAGCCGCGATGGCAGTATTGCACCTACCATTGCTTTGAGCCGCGTTGGCAGTGTCGCACCTACCATTGCTATGAGCCACGTTGGTGGTATCGGGCCTACCATTGCTATGAGCCGCGCGGGCCGTGTTAATGAGCCACGTTGGCCGTGTAAATGA